The genomic DNA CCTCGTCCACGAGGTGCTGGAGGAGCTGGGTGTGGTGGATGACCTCGTAGTCGCCGCCGAGCTGCGGGTACTCGTTGCCGATGGTGTTGAGGCAGTGCGGGCAGGTCGCGACGATCTTCTTCACCGACTTCGGCTTCGCCGAGGCCGGTACGACCTTGCCGTCGTCGTCGAGTTCCTCGCCGAACGCCGTGTTCAGGGCCATGACGTTCTCCATGCCCAGTTCCTGGAACAGCGGCTCGTTGCCCAGGCGGCGGGCGGAGTCGCCGGTGCACTTCTCGTCACCGCCCATGATCGCGAACGTGACGCCCGCGATGTGGAGGAGTTCCGCGAAGGCCTTCGTGGTCTTCTTGGCGCGGTCCTCCAGGGCGCCGGCGCAGCCGACCCAGTACAGGTACTCGACCTCGGTGAGGTCCTCGATGTCGCGGCCGACGACCGGGATGTCGAAGGAGACCTCCTTGAGCCATTCCAGGCGCTGCTTCTTCGCCAGGCCCCAGGGGTTGCCCTTCTTCTCCAGGTTCTTCAGCATCGTGCCGGCCTCGGAGGGGAACGCGGACTCGATCATCACCTGGTAGCGGCGCATGTCGACGATGTGGTCGACGTGCTCGATGTCCACCGGGCACTGCTCGACGCAGGCGCCGCAGGTGGTGCAGGACCACAGGACGTCCGGGTCGATGACCCCGTTTTCTTCGAGTGTGCCGATCAGCGGGCGTTCGGCCTCCGCGAGGGCTGCGGCGGGGACTCCGGCGAGCTGTTCCGCGGTGGCTTTCTCCTCGCCCTCCATGGACTTGCCGCCGCCCGCGAGCAGGTAGGGGGCCTTGGCGTGCGCGTGGTCCCGCAAGGACATGATCAGCAGCTTGGGGGAGAGCGGCTTGCCGGTGTTCCAGGCCGGGCACTGCGACTGGCAGCGCCCGCACTCCGTACACGTGGAGAAGTCCAGGAGGCCCTTCCAGGAGAACTGCTCGACCTGCGAGACACCGAACACGTCGTCGTCACCCGGGTCGGTGAAGTCGATCGGCCTGCCGCCCGACGTCATCGGCAGCAGCGCACCCAGGGACGTCTCGCCGGTCGCGTTGCGCTTGAACCAGATGTTCGGGAACGCCAGGAAACGGTGCCAGGCCACGCCCATGTCGGTCTTCAGGGCGACCGTGATCATCCAGATGAAGGAGGTCGCGATCTTCACGCCGGCGAAGAGGTACGTGAGGTTCTGGAGTGTGGAGACGTCCAGGTGCTCCAGGCCCGACACCACCGGGTACGAGATGAAGAAGGAGGCCTCGTAGCCGTCGACGTGGTGCTGGGCGCCCTCCAGCGCGTGCAGCATGAAGATGCAGACGCCGACGATGAGGATGACGGCCTCGACGAAGTACGCCTGGCCGAAGTTGGAGCCGGCGAAGCGGGATTTGCGGCCCGGCCTGTTCGGCTTGCTGAGCTGGCGGATCGCGATCAGGGCGAGGATGCCGAGGACCGTCATCGTGCCGATGAACTCGACGAAGACGTTGTACGGCGCCCATTCGCCGACGATCGGCAGCAGCCAGTCGGCCTGGAAGAGCTGGCCGACGGCGTTGACGATCGTCAGCAGCAGTGAGAAGAAGCCCACCGCCACGAACCAGTGCGCGACGCCGACGACACCCCAGCGGTTCATCCGGGTGTGGCCGAGGAACTCCTTGGCCACGGTGACTGTGCGCTGGACGGGCTCGTCGGTGCGGGTGCCCGCGGGCACGTTCTGGCCGAGTCGCATGAAGGTGTAGATCTGCAGGACGGCGCGGGCGAACAGCGCCACACCGACCACGATCAGAACCAGCGACACGATGATCGCGGCGAGTTGCATTTCAGGGCTCCTCGGGCCTGCGAGGGGTCAAGGCATAACCAAGAGCATGACCAAGAACATTACTAAGCGGTAACTTAATCGGTCCGACCGAGATTACCCTCATTCTCCGTCGCACTGTAGCCAGCCGTGCGGTGATCTATGTCGCTGAGGGTCGCCTTAAAAACCTGTGACGGTCCGATCGTGTTATTCGTACTGAATTGGTACATTTGCGTCTAATTTAGAACCGTGCTCTACGGGATTCTCGCCGCCACGACCGCCCTTCTCCTCGCCGCCCTCCTCGCCGCACTGCTCCGGGTGCCCGCACTGCGGGCGGGAGTTGTCGACCGCAGACGGCGGACACGGCAGGTACCGCTGCTCGGGGGACTGGCCGTCGCCCTCGCCGTCGTATCGGTGACCTGGGCGTGCGACCGGACCGGCGTCGCCCCGCTCGGCGACGGCGTCGGCGGGCTGCTCGCCGCCGGGTCCGCGGTCGCCGCGCTGGGGCTCGTCGCCGACGTCTGGCGGCTGAAGGCGCGGTTCCTGGTCTTCGGTACGGCGGTGGCGGCAGCCTGTGTCGTGCCGTACGGCGAGATCGGGGTGCCCGGCGGGCTGCTGGCGGTGGTGTGGATCGTGTGTGTCGCCGGCGCCTTCAAGGGGCTCGATCACGCCGACGGGCTCGCGGGGACCGTGGGTGTGGTCACCGCCTTCGGGATCGGGGCCTGTGCCGCGATGGAAGTGATGGACGGGCTCGCGGTGTTGTCGAGTGTGCTGGCCGCCGCGCTCACCGGGTTCCTGATGCACAACTGGCATCCCGCGCGGATCGCGCTCGGCGCCTGCGGGTCGCTGTTCACGGGGTTTCTGCTGGCCTCGGCGGCCGTGCTCACGCAGGCCGGGCGCGGGTTCGCGTCCGGTGCGGGGGTGCTGTTCGCGCTCACCGCCGTCGCCGGCGCCGATGCCGTACTGGTGCTGCTGTCGCGGCGGCTGGCCGGGCGGGCGCTGCTGCGGGGCGGGCCCGACCATCTCGCCCACCGGCTGCGGCGGTTGGGGCTCACTCCGCAGGGGGCGGTGGTGCTCGTGTCGGCCGGGGCGTTCTCCGGAGTGCTCGTCGGGGTGCTCGTGCACAACGGGTGGGCGGGCGAATCCGCCGTCATGTGGGTGGCGGGCGGGGTCCTGGTCGTCGTGTTCGGACTGCTTAAAGTCTCTGTCTACGGGGGTCGGCGTGCCGTGTCTTCGCAGGTCAGGGCTCAGTTGCGTGTAAGGAACGGATAAGAGTTGAGTCTGGGTGACTCAGCTCTGTTGACCCAGCGGTGAGTGTCGTGCACACTTGAGCCTGTTCCACTCAAGTCATTGCTGGAGGAATCAACCATGGCACGTGCGGTCGGCATCGACCTGGGCACGACTAACTCCGTCGTCAGCGTTCTTGAAGGCGGCGAGCCCACCGTCATCACCAACGCAGAGGGCGCCAGGACCACGCCGTCCGTCGTCGCCTTCGCCAAGAACGGCGAGGTGCTCGTCGGCGAGGTGGCCAAGCGCCAGGCGGTCACGAACGTAGACCGGACCATCCGCTCCGTGAAGCGTCACATGGGCACGGACTGGAAGATCGAGCTGGACGGCAAGAGCTTCAACCCGCAGCAGATGAGCGCCTTCATCCTGCAGAAGCTGAAGCGCGACGCCGAGGCGTACCTGGGCGAGAAGGTGGCCGACGCGGTCATCACCGTTCCGGCCTACTTCAACGACTCCGAGCGTCAGGCGACGAAGGAGGCCGGCGAGATCGCGGGCCTGAACGTCCTGCGTATCGTGAACGAGCCGACGGCGGCGGCGCTGGCGTACGGCCTCGACAAGGACGACCAGACGATCCTCGTCTTCGACCTCGGTGGCGGCACCTTCGACGTGTCCCTCCTGGAGATCGGCGACGGCGTCGTCGAGGTGAAGGCCACGAACGGCGACAACCACCTCGGTGGTGACGACTGGGACCAGCGGGTCGTCGACTACCTGGTGAAGCAGTTCGCCGCCGGTCACGGCGTCGACCTGGGCAAGGACAAGATGGCCCTGCAGCGTCTGCGCGAGGCTGCCGAGAAGGCCAAGATCGAGCTGTCCAGCTCCACCGAGACCTCGATCAACCTGCCCTACATCACGGCGTCCGCCGAGGGCCCGCTGCACCTGGACGAGAAGCTCACCCGCGCCCAGTTCCAGCAGCTCACGGCCGACCTGCTGGAGCGCTGCAAGACGCCGTTCCACAACGTCATCAAGGACGCCGGCATCTCCATCAACGAGATCGACCACGTCGTCCTCGTCGGTGGCTCCACCCGGATGCCCGCCGTCGCGGAGATCGTGCGCGAGCTCACCGGCGGCAAGGACGCCAACAAGGGCGTCAACCCGGACGAGGTCGTCGCCATCGGCGCGTCCCTCCAGGCCGGTGTCCTCAAGGGTGAGGTCAAGGACGTCCTGCTCCTCGACGTGACCCCGCTGTCCCTCGGTATCGAGACCAAGGGCGGCATCATGACCAAGCTGATCGAGCGGAACACGACGATCCCGACCAAGCGGTCCGAGATCTTCACCACCGCCGAGGACAACCAGCCCTCCGTGCAGATCCAGGTCTACCAGGGCGAGCGCGAGATCGCGGCGTACAACAAGAAGCTCGGGATGTTCGAGCTGACCGGTCTGCCGCCGGCCCCGCGTGGTGTCCCGCAGATCGAGGTCTCCTTCGACATCGACGCCAACGGCATCATGCATGTCACGGCCAAGGACCTCGGCACCGGCAAGGAGCAGAAGATGACCGTCACCGGCGGCTCCTCGCTGCCGAAGGACGAGGTCGACCGCATGCGCCAGGAGGCCGAGCAGTACGCGGACGAGGACCACCGTCGCCGCGAGGCCGCCGAGTCCCGCAACCAGGGCGAGCAGCTCGTCTACCAGACGGAGAAGTTCCTCAAGGACAACGAGGACAAGGTCCCCGGCGAGGTCAAGACCGAGGTCGAGGCCGCCGTCGAGGAGCTGAAGGCCGCGCTCAAGGGCGAGGACACCGCCGAGATCCGCACCGCCACCGAGAAGGTCGCCGCGGTCTCGCAGAAGGTCGGCCAGGCCATGTACGCCGACGCCCAGGCCACGCAGGCCGCGGGCGGCGACGCCCCCGGTGCCGAGGCTCCCCGGGCGGACGACGACGTGGTGGACGCCGAGATCGTGGACGACGAGCGCAAGGACGGTGCCGCGTGACGGAGGAGACCCCGGGCTTCGACGAGAAGCCCGACGTCCCCTCCGGCGCCACCCCCGACGACGCCGAGCCGCAGGCCGCCTCCCCCTCCGGTAGTGGGGAGGGGGCGGCCCCGGCAGGGGACGCAAGTGCTCAGATCGCCGGTCTGACGGCCCAGTTGGACCAGGTGCGCAAGGCGCTCGACGAGCGCACCGCGGACCTCCAGCGGCTCCAGGCCGAGTTCCAGAACTACCGCCGCCGCGTCGAGCGCGACCGGATCGCGGTCAAGGAGATCGCCGTGGCGAACCTCCTGACCGAGCTGATGCCCACGCTCGACAACATCAACCGCGCGCGGGAACACGGTGAACTCGTCGGCGGTTTCAAGTCGGTGGCGGAGTCGCTGGAGACCGCCGCGGCGAAGATGGGACTGCAGCAGTTCGGCAAGGAGGGCGAGCCCTTCGACCCGACGATCCACGAGGCCCTGATGCACTCGTACGCGCCGGACGTCACCGAGACGACCTGCGTGGCGATCCTGCAGCCCGGGTATCGCATCGGAGAGCGCACCATCCGCCCCGCGCGGGTGGCCGTCGCCGAGCCGCAGCCCGGCGCCCAGGCCGTCAAGGCCGAGGACGAGTCCGAGGCCGGCGACGAGAAGAAGGACAACGGCCCTGAGGAGGGCTGACGCAGCGAGCGCAGGAAAGGAGGGACGTCGAGGATGAGCACCAAGGACTTCATCGAGAAGGACTACTACAAGGTCCTCGGCGTCCCCAAGGACGCCACCGAGGCCGAGATCAAGAAGGCGTACCGGAAGCTCGCCCGCGAGTTCCACCCGGACGCCAACAAGGGCAACTCCAAGGCCGAGGAGCGCTTCAAGGAGATCTCCGAGGCCCACGACATCCTCGGTGACCCCAAGAAGCGCAAGGAGTACGACGAGGCCCGCGCCCTGTTCGGCAACGGCGGCTTCCGCCCGGGGCCGGGCGGCGCGGCCGGCGGCAACTTCAACTTCGACCTGGGCGACCTCTTCGGAGGCGGCGCCCAGGGCGGCGGCGGAGGTGCCGGCGGCTTCGGCGGCGGGATCGGTGACGTCTTCGGGGGCCTGTTCAACCGCGGCGGCACGGGCACGACCCGTACCCAGCCCAGGCGCGGCCAGGACATCGAGTCCGAGGTCACGCTCAGCTTCACGGAGGCCATCGAAGGGGCCACGGTCCCGCTGCGGATGTCCTCGCAGCAGCCCTGCAAGGCCTGTTCGGGCACCGGCGACAAGAACGGCACACCGCGCGTGTGCCCGACCTGCGTCGGCACCGGCCAGGTGGCGCGCGGCTCCGGCGGCGGCTTCTCGCTCACGGACCCGTGCCCGGACTGCAAGGGGCGCGGCCTGATCGCCGAGCACCCCTGCATCGAGTGCAAGGGCAGCGGGCGCGCCAAGTCGTCGCGGACCATGCAGGTCCGGATCCCCGCGGGGGTCACCGACGGCCAGCGCATCCGGCTGCGCGGCAAGGGCGCTCCGGGTGAACGGGGCGGTCCCGCGGGCGACTTGTACGTCATGGTGCACGTCGACACGCACCCCGTGTTCGGCCGCAAGGACGACAACCTCACGGTGACGGTCCCGGTGACGTTCGTCGAGGCGGCACTCGGCGGCGAGGTCAGGGTGCCCACCCTGGGCGGGCCGCCGGTGACGCTGAAGCTGCCGCCGGGCACGCCCAACGGCCGCACCATGCGGGCCCGCGGCAAGGGCGCCTTCCGCAAGGACGGCACCCGGGGTGACCTCCTTGTGACCGTCGAGGTGAGTGTCCCGAAGGACGTCACGGGGAATGCTCGTGACGCGCTGGAGGCGTATCGAGAAGCGACCGCGGGCGAGGACCCGCGGGCGGAGCTGTTCCAGGCCGCGAAGGGAGCATGAGGAGATGGACGGCCGTCGACGTAACCCTTATGAACTGACCGAAGAGACCCCGGTCTACGTCATCTCGGTGGCGGCCCAGCTCTCCGGCCTGCACCCGCAGACGCTGCGCCAGTACGACCGCCTCGGCCTGGTCTCCCCGGACCGCACGGCCGGGCGCGGCCGGCGCTACTCGGCCCGCGACATCGAACTGCTGCGCACCGTCCAGCAGTTGTCGCAGACCGAGGGCATCAACCTGGCCGGCATCAAGCGCATCATCGAGCTGGAGAACCAGGTCGTCGCGCTCCAGCAGCGCGTCGCCGAACTCCAGTCGGCGGTCGAGGGCGCGGCGGCGACGATGCAGCAGCGGGAGGCGGCGGTACACGCTTCGTACCGGCGCGACCTGGTGCCGTATCAGGAGGTCCAGCAGACGAGTGCGCTGGTGGTGTGGCGGCCGAAGCGGCAGTCCTCGGACTGACGACCGACGCGCACGCAGCCCGAAGGGGCCCGGAGGTTCACCGACCTCCGGGCCCCTTCCGTTCGTGCCTACGCGGAGGTGCCGATCCGGAACACGTGGTCGCCGACCGTCTCTGCCTCGGTGCCGTCCGTGTACACGGCGGTGACCTTGTAGAAGACGGTGGTGTCGGTGGGCGCACCGGTGTCCGAGTAGCCGTCGCCGAGCCCGACGGGAGTGTCGGTGAGCAGCGTGTAGGTGCCGGTCGAGGTGTCCCAGCGGTAGACGTTGAAGCCGGTCGCGGTGCCGTTCGGGTCGCGCTGGGCGTTGTAGTCCAGCCGGATGTCGGGACCCTGGGCGATGTCCGTCGCGTCCACGTACAGGGCACCCGAGGCGGACTCGTCCGCGTAGGTCTCCGTCGGCACGATGTCGAGCTCCGTGACCTCGACGCCGGCGGCGGAACCGAGATCCAGGGTGTTGCCGTCGTGGTCGACGGCCACGACCACGTACCGCAGCTTCTCCCCGTCGGGCAGGCTCACGTCCCGGTTCTGGGACCAGATGCTGCCGAACGGAAGGGTGTCGGTGATGTCCGTGTACGTCCAGGCGCCGTCGACGTACACACCCCGGTGGATCCGGTAGTCGGCGAAGTCCTCGGCCGGGCTGTCGTCCCAGTCGAGCCGGATGCCGTACCCCCTCGGCGTCGCGGTCAGGCCGGTCACCGCGGCGGGGGCGGTGTAGTCGCCGACATGGTCGATGGTGACCGAGTTCGAGACGGGGCCGATGTTGCCGTGCCGGTCCACGGCGCGGACCCAGTAGGTGTGCGTCGTGGAACGCTCGATCTCGGTGTCCGTGTAGGACTCTCCGGCGGTGTCGCCGGCGAGTCCGACGCCGTCCCGGTAGACGGAGAAGTACGCGATGTCGTCGTCCGCGTCCGTGCTCCAGGTCCAGTTCAGGGTGACGCCGCGTTCCCCGTCGACGGCCGTCACGTCGTCCGGGGCGTAGACCGGGGCGACGGTGTCGATGTCCTTCGACGAGTACTCGGCCGTGCCCGAGCGCGGTGAGGCGTTCCCGTGGATGTCGACGGCGGTGACGACGTAGTAGAAGGTCTCGCCGGTCGTGGGCAGGTCCTCGACGTAGGCGCTGTCGCTGATCGGAGTCGGGCCGCTCACCAGGTTGGCGGCGGTGACGGCGACGGGGTAGGCCGTCGACCGGTAGACCCGATAACCGGCCAGGTCGGACTCGGTGTTCGACCCCCAGTACAGGCGGGCCGTGGTGACATCGCCGATGGCCCAGTTGTCCTCCACGCCGGTGGGCGCGGCGGGAGCTGTCGTGTCGACGGTGGTGACACCCTGGTCGGCGCTACCGGTCGACTCGCGGCCGGCCTTGTCGTAGGCACGGACCTCGTAGTAGTAGGTGTCGCCCGTCTTCGGGAGCGCGGTACCCGTGTACGACGTGGCGGTGGTCGTCGCCAGCGGTCTGCTCCCGAAGGAGGCGTCCTTGAGGCGCCGGTAGACGTGATACCCGGCGAGGTCCATCTCCTTGTTCTTGGACCAGGTGAGCTTGGCCTTGCCGGTGGTGGTGTCGTACGTCACTGAAGCACCCGTCGGGGCCAGCGGCTTGACCTTGTCGACGGTGGCCGAAGTCCTGGGTGCGTAGGCGAACTTGACGTTGGCCTTGCCGGTCCAGTTGACGTAGTCGACGCGGAGGGTGTGTTTGCCCTTGGGGACGGTGAGGTTCACCGTCTTCTTGGCGGTGGTCGAGGTGTTCTTCCAGAGGCTGATCTTGCGGGTGCCGTCGAGGTAGACGCGGATGCCGTCCTGGGCGCTGGCGGCGAAGGAGAAGGGGCCGCCGGAGCCGAAGTCGCGGGTCACGGACCAGCGGACGGCGAAGTTGTCCTTGGGGAGGCCGGTGGCGGGGGCGCCGGTCCAGGTCTGGTCGATCGCGTTGTCGCAGTCCGTCTTCTTCGGGGTGCCCGAGAAAGTGGTGTTCGCGAAGAACTGCCGCTTGTAGACAGGGGAGTTGCAGGTCGTGGCGGCGGAGGCGCTCGCGGTCGCGCCGGCGAGCAGGCCGCCCGCGACGGAGAATACGACGGCGGTGGCCGTCGCGTGTCGGGCTCGGTTCATGCGTCTCCCAGTCGGATCGGACACGGCGACAGACGGCCGTTGACGATCACGACTCGTGAGGAACGGACTTGGTTGTGCTGATCTTTGCCCGTTCATGAACTCCCGTTGAGTGAAGGGTCCGTAAAGAGCGTTTGGATGGGATTCCTCAGCACCTCCACATACCAAACGGAACGTGCTGTTGCCATCTCGTTAAGCGGTTCCGCTTGACGCCGGTGGTCGCAGCCGCGTTGGCTTTTCAGTCACCTGGGTTGCAATGCTGCACCCTCGTCCGGACGGCACCAGAAGTGAGCACCCCAATGCGTCGTATCGCCATATCCGTGGCCGCGTCCTCGCTGGCCCTCCCGCTGGCCGCCTGTGGCGTGCTCAACTCCTCAGGGAGCAGCGCGGAGGAGACTCCGGCCAAGGGCAACGACATCACGGTGGGCGTACTGATGCCCGAGAAGACGAACACGCGGTACGCGGAGTTCGACTTCCCGATCATGAAGGCGAAGATCCAGGAACTCACCGCGAACAAGGGCAAGGCCGAGTACGAGAACGCCGGCGGCGTCGCGGCCACGCAGGACAGGCAGATGCAGAAGATGATCGACGAGAAGGTCGACATCATCGTGCTCGACGCCGTCGACTCGCACGCCATCCGGACCATGGTGAAGAAGGCCAAGACCGCAGGCATCCCGGTCATCGCCTACGACCGGTTGGCCGAGGGGCCGATCGACGCGTACGTCTCCTTCGACGGCGAGCTGGTCGGCGAGGTGCAGGGCCGCTCCCTGGTCGAGGCGCTGGGCGGCAACGTGGACACCTCCGACAAGATCGTCATGATCAACGGCTCGCCGACCGACCCCAATGCCGCGGTGTTCAAGGGCGGGGCGCTGTCCGAGCTACAGGGCAAGGTGACGATCGCCGAGAGCTACAACACCAAGGCCTGGGACCCGGACATCGCCCAGAAGGAGATGACCGAGGCGATCGGCAAGCTGGGCAAGAACAACATCGCCGCGGTGTACTCCGCCAACGACGCCATGGCCGGCGGCATCATCAAGGCCCTGAAGGCGTCGGGCCTGACGAAGATCCCGCCCGTCACCGGCCAGGACGCCGAACTCACCGCCGTGCAGCGGATCGTCACCGGCGAGCAGTACATGAGCGTCTACAAGCCGTACCCCGACCTCGCCGAGGCCGCCGCGAAGATGGCGGTGTCCCTGATCCAGGGCCACGACATCGAGTTCGACGCCCTCACCCGCGACACGGTCGACAGCCCCACGAACAAGAAGATCCCGGCCCAGCTGGTGTCCGTGGTCGCGCTGACGAAGGACAACATCAAATCGACGGTGGTCGCGGACGGGATCTACAAGATCTCCGACATCTGCACGGCCGCGTTCAAGTCGGACTGCGAGGCGGCCGGGCTGAAGTAGGGCCGGTTCACCCGCCGGCCTCGATGGCGTGGAGCCGGGTGTCGTCGCTGCCCACGTACAGCACTCCACCCACGACGACGGGCGAGGAGACCACGGGACCGCCGGTCGGGAAGCGCCAGCGCTCCCGGCCGGTGACGGTGTCCACGGCGTAGACGAAGCCGTCGTCGCTGCCGAAGTGGACGGTGGCGCCGGTGACGGCCGGGGTGGTGCGGACCGGGCCCGTGGTGGTGAAGCGCCACTTGACCTCGCCGGTGGCCGCGTCGAGGGCGTACAGGCGCTCGTCGTCGTTCCCCGCGTAGACCGTGCCGTTCGCGACCGTGGGGGCGGCCTGGATGGCGCTGCCGGTGTCGTGGCGCCACTTCCGCTGCCCGTCCGACGTGTCGAGGGCGTGCACCTCGCCGCGCCGGTTGCCGACGTAGAGGTGGCCGTCCGACAGGGCCGAGGCGCCGGAGACGGGGCTGTCGACGAGGCGAGTGCCCCACTTCCGCCGCTGGGCGTACGCGTCGATGGCGTACACGCGGTTGCCCGTGTTGCCGACGATCGCCAGCGGACCGTCCATGACCACCCAGCGATGCGGTGTCATGCCCACGGCGTATCCCCAGTGCTTGGTTCCTGTTTCGGCGTCCAGCACGTACAACGTGCCGCTGCTCCCGACGCACACCCGGTCGCCGACGACTCCCACCGTCGCGGACGTGTCGGCCCGCCGCTCGCCGAAGTCCCAGCGCTCCTCTCCGGTGCCCGTGTCGGTCGCGTACAGGGACCGGCCGGCGGTGGCGTACACGAGCTCGCCGCGGACGGCCGGGGTCGACCGCACGGGTCCTGCGTTGAGCGCGCGGCTCCACCTCCGCTGTCCGGTGGCGGCGTCCACGGCGTGCAGGGAGCCGCCGTCGCCGCCCACGTACACCACACCGTCCACCACGGTCGGCGTGGACCGGACACAGTTGTCGGTCTGGAAGCTCCACAACGCGGTGCCGGGCGCCGGGCGTGCGGGTGCGGGCGGGGGAACGGCCTTGACGGGCACGGCAGTTGGGTCGGCTGATGGCGGAACGGCCTTGATGGGGGCGGGCGTTGGGGCGGATACCGGCGGCGGTACCGGGGCGGCGGCCGGCGGTACCGGGGCGGCCTCGGCGACGGGCCGGTCCCCGAGGTGGGAGGCCGCCGCCCCCGACACGCTGCGGCTGTCGTCCTCCGTCAGGTGCCGGAGTTCCTCCTCCGCGAGGCCGCGTACCGTCTCGTTGCCGGTGCGGTACAGGTGCGCGAGGGACTCCACCGCGCCGAGCCGGTCCGTCGCGATCGGGCTGCGCAGGGCGTGCCGAAGATGGGAGGGCAGCGCCCAGTTGACGTTCCGGGCGATGACGATCCGGCCCTCGACGTCGTCCTGTTTCTTGGGCCGTTGCCGCGGCATCTCGTCGACGACCCGGTCGTGGACGTACGCGTACAGCTCGTCGAGGGTGATGTCCCCGTCGCCGTCGAGGTCGGCGCCGCCGTCGCGCAGGCCCAGCACCAGATGGCGGGTGAAGACGGACTGCGGGGCGCTGCCGCTGACCTGGTCGCCCTCGAAGGAGTACTGGGTGGCGTCGGAGGCGGTGAGCACCGTACGGCCGCGCCCCTGGAACCGTTGCAGGGTGTGCACGTCGGCGTCGCCCTTGGTGAGCCGGGCGGCGGCCGGGAAGGCGCCGCTGTAGCAGCAGTCGAGGATCAGCACCTGGCGGCGCGACAGGCAGCCGCTCATGGCCCGGTCGATCTGTTCGGCGGGCAGTGAGGTGAACAGGAGGTTGTCGCGGCGGGTGTTGGCCGCGGCGAGGTGGAGCCGGCCCTCGTCGTCCTTGAGGCCGTGGCCGGTGAAGTACAGCAGGATGAGGTCGTCGTGGCGGCGGTCGTGGAAGAACGCGCCGACCGCCTCGCCGATGCGGTGGTGGGGTTCGTTGACGAGGATCGTGACGTCGAACCCGGCGATGTCCGGGTCGCGCAGCACCTCGGCGAGCGCCTCCGCGTCGTGGGCGGGCGCGGTCAGCCGGCGCAACCCCTCGTCCTCGTAGGTGTAGTTGGCGATCAGGAGGGCCAGTCTGCGTTCCACGGCTACTCGGCACCCGATCCGTGCCGGCGGACGAACGCGTCGACCAGTTCCCGGCGTTCGTCGGCGGACGCCCGCTCCAGTTCGATGGTGTCGCCGTCGATCGTGACCGAGACGCGGTGCCGGGCGGACTGCCGGCCGAGCCAGTCCCGCAGGGTCTCGACGAGCGCGGGCAGCACCCCGCCCGAGGCGCTGAGCGCCAGCACCACGGCGCCCACCGTCACCGGGTCGACGGCCTTCGCCCCCTCGGGCGGCACGTCGCTGGACACCGACGCCTGCACCCGCAGCGCGTCGATGTCGAGACCCCGCAGCTCGGCCCGGACCCTGGACACGAACCGCTCGTTCTCCTCGCGGTCCGTGTCACCGTCCGGGGCCAGTCCCAGCAGCACGTCCATGGCACACCTTCCCCGTAACTCCCAGTGTGGTGAGCCATGATGCCTGCCCGGTGATTTTCCGGGAAGTCGATGTACCTCGCCGGGTCTCAGCCAGGGGACTTGAGGTGCCTCAGGAGGGCGGCGAGCCCTTCGGGCGCGGCGGCCAGGATGACGTCCGGGGCGTCGCTCTCGCGGAGGCGGATCGTTCCGTCGGGGGTGGGGGCGACGTAGAGGCAATTGCCCTCGGGGCCGCCGCTGTACGACGACTTCTGCCAGTGCAGTTCGGGCATCCGTGCCTCCTCAGAGGGTGTAGAGCA from Streptomyces sp. NBC_01478 includes the following:
- the dnaJ gene encoding molecular chaperone DnaJ; its protein translation is MSTKDFIEKDYYKVLGVPKDATEAEIKKAYRKLAREFHPDANKGNSKAEERFKEISEAHDILGDPKKRKEYDEARALFGNGGFRPGPGGAAGGNFNFDLGDLFGGGAQGGGGGAGGFGGGIGDVFGGLFNRGGTGTTRTQPRRGQDIESEVTLSFTEAIEGATVPLRMSSQQPCKACSGTGDKNGTPRVCPTCVGTGQVARGSGGGFSLTDPCPDCKGRGLIAEHPCIECKGSGRAKSSRTMQVRIPAGVTDGQRIRLRGKGAPGERGGPAGDLYVMVHVDTHPVFGRKDDNLTVTVPVTFVEAALGGEVRVPTLGGPPVTLKLPPGTPNGRTMRARGKGAFRKDGTRGDLLVTVEVSVPKDVTGNARDALEAYREATAGEDPRAELFQAAKGA
- a CDS encoding heat shock protein transcriptional repressor HspR, giving the protein MDGRRRNPYELTEETPVYVISVAAQLSGLHPQTLRQYDRLGLVSPDRTAGRGRRYSARDIELLRTVQQLSQTEGINLAGIKRIIELENQVVALQQRVAELQSAVEGAAATMQQREAAVHASYRRDLVPYQEVQQTSALVVWRPKRQSSD
- a CDS encoding PA14 domain-containing protein is translated as MNRARHATATAVVFSVAGGLLAGATASASAATTCNSPVYKRQFFANTTFSGTPKKTDCDNAIDQTWTGAPATGLPKDNFAVRWSVTRDFGSGGPFSFAASAQDGIRVYLDGTRKISLWKNTSTTAKKTVNLTVPKGKHTLRVDYVNWTGKANVKFAYAPRTSATVDKVKPLAPTGASVTYDTTTGKAKLTWSKNKEMDLAGYHVYRRLKDASFGSRPLATTTATSYTGTALPKTGDTYYYEVRAYDKAGRESTGSADQGVTTVDTTAPAAPTGVEDNWAIGDVTTARLYWGSNTESDLAGYRVYRSTAYPVAVTAANLVSGPTPISDSAYVEDLPTTGETFYYVVTAVDIHGNASPRSGTAEYSSKDIDTVAPVYAPDDVTAVDGERGVTLNWTWSTDADDDIAYFSVYRDGVGLAGDTAGESYTDTEIERSTTHTYWVRAVDRHGNIGPVSNSVTIDHVGDYTAPAAVTGLTATPRGYGIRLDWDDSPAEDFADYRIHRGVYVDGAWTYTDITDTLPFGSIWSQNRDVSLPDGEKLRYVVVAVDHDGNTLDLGSAAGVEVTELDIVPTETYADESASGALYVDATDIAQGPDIRLDYNAQRDPNGTATGFNVYRWDTSTGTYTLLTDTPVGLGDGYSDTGAPTDTTVFYKVTAVYTDGTEAETVGDHVFRIGTSA
- a CDS encoding sugar ABC transporter substrate-binding protein, with amino-acid sequence MRRIAISVAASSLALPLAACGVLNSSGSSAEETPAKGNDITVGVLMPEKTNTRYAEFDFPIMKAKIQELTANKGKAEYENAGGVAATQDRQMQKMIDEKVDIIVLDAVDSHAIRTMVKKAKTAGIPVIAYDRLAEGPIDAYVSFDGELVGEVQGRSLVEALGGNVDTSDKIVMINGSPTDPNAAVFKGGALSELQGKVTIAESYNTKAWDPDIAQKEMTEAIGKLGKNNIAAVYSANDAMAGGIIKALKASGLTKIPPVTGQDAELTAVQRIVTGEQYMSVYKPYPDLAEAAAKMAVSLIQGHDIEFDALTRDTVDSPTNKKIPAQLVSVVALTKDNIKSTVVADGIYKISDICTAAFKSDCEAAGLK